In Sus scrofa isolate TJ Tabasco breed Duroc chromosome 12, Sscrofa11.1, whole genome shotgun sequence, the DNA window ataggcaaaagtcTGTATTATAGACAGAGTTTTTCTACTTCTAGTATTTGAGTGAGTCTGAGATTAAGTTTGTGGACTTGGAAGAAAGAATTtagtttcaaaagagaaaaattagtaaTGGAAGAATAAGGACTCTAAAATgtagggagaggagttcccatcatggctcagcggttaacgaatccgactaggaaccatgaagctgcaggttcgatccctggccttgctcagtgggttaaggatctgtcgttgcagACGCAGTtagaatctggtgtggctgtggctgtggcatagcccgcagccacagctctgattagaccccctaggctgggaacctctatatgccgcgggcatggccctagaaaagacaaataaataaataaataaataaaaataaaatgtagggaGAAATACTGACTGGAAAAATTTATTCAGAAAGAACCTTGGTAATATATATTATGATAGTGATTGTTGAAAATAACATGCCTATCTATTAATTACTACatgagtatatattttttcatagttgGCATTGCTGGTATTTTCAGCTTGTTGCCTTTGTGAAGCGAACATTCTAGTGGAGGGAAGACTGAATTATCAACGTGTGACATAGGCTGGGGCTGAGAGTGTTTGGGAGGTGGTCAAGGAAGGCATCGCCAGTGAGCCAAGACCTGAAGTCAATAGGGCAGTCTTGCAGGTAGCTAGGTGGGGGACAAAGATTCTAGGCAGAGGCAGGAGCAAGAACACCGAGCTGACAGCAATCAGATCATGCCTGGCTTGTTTGAAGACCAGAATGAGTAAGGGTGAAAGTTGTAGGAGATGAAGTTTAGGGCAGATTGACTTGAGAAGGacttgggttgggttttttttgtttgtttttttgttttggtttttagggctgcacccgtagcatatgcaggttcccaggctaggggttgaatctgagctacagctgccggcctacaccacagccacagcaacgccagctccgagtcacatctgtgacctacactacagctcacggtaatgccggatccttaacccgctgcactgcgcgaggccagggattgaacctgcaacctcatggttcctagtcagattcatttctgccgcaccatgacgggaactccccagaacgaCTTGGTTTTTAATCTGAGTGATTTGGGGAGCCAATGGGGGTTTGGGGCAAAGGAACAGCACGAGGTGAACTGCATAGTAAAAGaatcactctgggagttccccagtggccctggtcactgctgtggtgcaggttctgtccctggattgggaactttcacatgccaaaggtgcagccaaaaaaaaaaagaatcattctgGCTGTTTTTCATGTGGTGATGAGGTCGGGCAGAAGCTGGGAGATGagttagaaaataagaaattgcaATAATCCAAGAGGAAGATGATGGTGTCTTGGACGAGGATAGAGGCCATCAGGGGTCCAATGTCTGCAAGATTTTTGGTCTGAATCTCTGGAAAGATGGGGTTGACATTTACCAAGATGGAGTAGATTAGGGACCAGCAAGTGGGGCAAAGGACAGGAGCCAGTTCTGGATCTATTAAGTGTGAGGTGCCCGTTGGATAGCCAAGTGATGATGTTGAGAAGGCAAGTGGACATACAAATTCAAGGTGTCAAATTAAATGGTGTCAAGGTAAAGGGCTAGAGATTTGAAGTTAGGAGGCATTAACATATTGATGGTATCCAAAGTCATAGAGCTTTCATTACAGAAATCTTCCTGAAATgtgtgtaaaatatttatttttatatattgcttacacacacacacacacacacacacacacacacacacacacacacacacacacgtattttgGCCGAGCCACTGgcgtatggacattcccaggccaaggactgaatttgtaccatagcagcaacctaagccgctgcagtgacaatgccagatccttaacctgctgcaccacaagggagctatAAATTGCTTATGTTAAGTGCGGTGGGAGAATGACATTTTCAAGTCTGTTGTGAGtcattttgtaagaaaaataggctgtattgtatcttttttttttttttctttttcttttttgggccgcacatgcagcatatggaagttcccaggctaggggtcgaatccgagctgcagtggctggcctgcaccaccgccacagcaatgccagatccaagctgtgtctgcgacaaatactgcagctcacagcaatgctagatccttaacccactgagcagggttagggatcaaacccatgtcctcatggatactagttgggttcattaccactgagccacaactgtatTGTATCTTTTGAGTAAAGCTCTTGGTCCTGTGTTAGAATGACTTCAGGTCAAGTGTCAGGTGAATAAAGGCATACCTAAATCATTGTGTTTATGtactgttgctgctgtaacaaataaccaTGGAtttagtggcttaagacaacagtTGATTCTCTGACAGTATGAAGTCTAGAAGTCACAAATCATTGTTGGGAGGTTGAAATCACGGTAGAGCAGAGCTCACTTTTTCCAGAGGCTCTAAGGGACGTCTGTTTGTTGCCTCTTCCAGCTACTGGTTGCTGTGTgcatcccttggcttgtggcctcaTCACTGCCATCTCTGCTTTCGTGGTCACACTGCTTtctcttcctgtgtgtgtgtgtgtgtgtgtgtgagaggtcCCCCAGCCTTTCTCGTATACAGATACTTGTGATTATATTTAGggccacccagataatccagggtaGTCTCATCTCAAAGCCCTCCACTTAATCAGGTTTGCAAAGACCCATTTCCCAAAAAGGTAACATTTCCAGGTTTCAAGGCTTAGGACTTGATAGCTTTTGGGGGACATTATTCAGCCTAACCATAGTCACCTAAGCAGTTTCTAAACTGGGATTTTGATATAAATGGTTACATATTCTTAATAGCAAATGTAATTCCTTCTCTCTAGGAAGATTCAAAATGTTCCACAAAGAATCAAATTCCATGATGTCTCTATGGCACTACCTAGCTAAGAAATACTGTTTCTGGATCCGTGTTGACATCATTTGGTGATAATAGATTAAATATGCTTTGGCATTAAAGAACTACTGTAAGTGAGGGTTGCACAGTACCTCCTCTTAAAGGACACTCAGGATCAAAGACAACCTCTTCTTTCATCACTAAAATTTTCAGTGAGGATTGGTTATAGATACTCTTAAAATTCATAACAAAATACTCCAGTATTTTACCAATTTCTGTAAAAACAGGAAGGGcaataaaaagtgaaaacttgagggacttcccactgtggtgcagggggttaatgatccagcttgtctctgtggggtgctggttcgatccccagcccccacaaagtaggctaaggatccagcattgttgcatctgtggcatagatAGCAGCTCATGCCATGGagatggtcaaaaaaaaaaaaaaataaaagagtgaaaaattATTACTAGTAAATAGTAATTTACTagtaatttattcattaaaaaaagaaagataaagccaTACATTTGGCCATGGAAcctccaggttttttttcttggGAAGCAGTTGGTACTACAACATtgttgattcatttttattttatgagcaTCTACAGCACAGCTATGAGCAATTCCACATCAAAGACATTCTCCTTATTTAATAGAGGCCTGATAAATGGGTCTACATACAAGAATTGCCTTGAGACATGCCTTGTGTggttttattaaaatgaattttgggagttctcctgtgaagcagcaggttaaggatccaacattgtcaccgcagcagcttgggtcactgctgtggtgtggacaaaaataaaagaatgaattagatATTTTCTTAGACTCTAACAATGTCAGAACACAGgtgtttaaaatatacacatacacacacccaaagAGGAATGCATAGACAAAGACCTTGctgcaattaaaaatatttaataaagcaaaaattaattgcAAAGGataacatttgatttttaaaaaactgcccttaaggtgttcccttgtggtgcagagggctAAAGATCCTAAGATGTTGTCACTTGCAGTggatcaggttgctgctgtggtgtggatttgatgccaggaacttccacatggcacaggcatGGCCCCCGCAAAATtgcccttaggagttcccgttgtggctctatggtaatgaacctgactagtatgcatgaggatgtgggttccatccctggcccagctcaatgggttaaggatctggcattgccacgagctgtggtataggtggtagatgctgctcggatcccgcgttgccgtggctgtggccaaggcctgcagctgcagctccgacttgacccctagcctgggaacttccacatgccataggcgtggccctaaaaagaccaaaaaaaaaaattgcctttagaaagtgggaggggtgtgtgtgttagcagatgcaaattagtgtgtatagaatagataaataataaggttctactgtttagcacagagaGTTATATTCATTACCtggtgataaaccatagtggaaaagaatatgaaaaagaatgtacaggagttcctgttgtggtgcagtggaaacaaatccgactagaaaccatgaggtttgtgggttcgatccctggccttgctcagtgggttggtgatccggtgttgccatgagctgtggtgtaggtcacagatgcagctcggatctggggttgctgtggctgtggtgagggctggtggctacagctccgattcgacccctagcctgggaacctgcatatgctgcgggtgcagccctgaaaagacaaatagacaaaaaaaaaaaaaaaaaaaaagaatgtatatatatgtataactgaatcgttTTGTACAATGGAatttaatacattgtaaatcacaTATCCTTCAGTTAAAAAAAGTGGGGAGAGGGCATGCCAAAAGGACATAGGAACCAACCTGGAAGAGCTACCCATGGCCAAAGCTGCAATAATCTGAGCAACAAAAATAAGATAGTATTGGagctccctagtggctcagcaggttaaggacccagcgttgtcactactgtggctctggttactactgtggtgtgggtttgatccctggcctgggaacttccatatgccatgggcacagctccCCCCAAAATAGTATTGAATTATAACTCAGAGTATAGGAGAAATATGCATGAGTCCACATTggattaaataaatcaatgaatataCAAATGAGAGAGAAGGGACAAATCTTGGAGAACATCACATGGTATATGTAGATATACACCCCTTGAGGAGATGGGGTTTAATTCTGCTCCCTTGAGTATGGGCTGAATGTCTGACTTCCAAAGAGTAAGGTATGGAGAGGGATAAATAGTCCCTTTTCAGTGGAAAAACTTGGCAGCCATCACCTTTATCAAATGACCGAGGTGTTACACTACTAAGAGGTTCTCCACTCAGGAGTTGCCCCCTCCATATGCAGCCTCATATTTGGCAGTGTGTATGGGTTGGGGGGGAGGTTGTGACTGATATTCAGTGTATCAGGGATGCTGCTCAATCCTACAGTGCCCCCCCCCACAAAGAATTATCTGTCACCAAATGGCAATAGTGCCGAAGGGGAGAACCCTAAACTCACATATGCATACATCTAATAGACCTTTATGGGGCTCCTATAAGTATCCCTCAAACCAGGCTACGTTTGCCAGATGACACAACAGGGCATGATCTCTCTCCTCAGGAGGCTTACCATCAGGTTGGAACTGGAGAACAGGTGAAAGGTTTATAGTACAGTCTATGACATTTTGTATATAAAAGCTCACTGGCACACAAACAAGAACCAAAATGAATAATCCAGATCCGTATTCTGGATTGTCTAGAAAGGTGGAGAGTTATCTAGAATGGCTCTGTGTAGGATATTGGGAGCTCCATGGGCCTTGCTACACTCTTCTTTCAGATCCTACTTACAGAGGTGGGCCAGAACCTTACACTTTTTCCAGGCAAAGTGAGAAGAGGTTGCGATGTGCGGGAGGGGTGCAGCATCTGAATTTGAGTGAAGACCATGGATTGAAAAGCTCCTCAGATAATTGATTTAGAGGCACACCTCCCCCATCTCCCGTTCTGAAAACTTCTGCTTTCAGAGGGTGTCACCCAGCTGAGGATATATACCATCACAGACATGCGAGgcaaatattcttttcctttttgtcctaTCATTTCTCACTGGTAACTtcactcttcctcttttttgttctttgcaCCCCACCCGCACTTTTTAACATGTGATGATTGGTAATTGTAGAGTATCCCTTGGCAACGGAACATCACACCTTCCATAGTGATGACAGCAACACCTTCAAGGCTCTTTGGAGGTGGATATTGAGGACTCCATTGGTTAATAAGAAACAAAGATACAGTTCTCCCCAGACTCTTGCTGACGAGGTGACTTAAAACATCTTAAAGCAGAGAGTCGAACCAGTAGATGGCGCCCTTCTCCCTTTGTGTGAATGGGTTATGAATGAATAAGCTCTCTctttgctctcccctcccccaagcgCTGTTGTAGTGAAAACCTTCGGCCCCCAAGTCCTATGCAAATCTTTTAaatccatcatctttttttttttttttcattcgcTAATTCTGACCATCCCCATTTGTCTCCCTTAGAATTATAGTAATGTAATAACCCCTGGCCTCTGGTATCGTTCATTCCTAACCCAACCGACATACTGCCATCAGAATCACTTTCCAAAAACATAGATTGTCAGCACTCTGCTGCATACTGGTGTCGTGGGGGATGAGGTGGGGGAGGATTCTCTGaaagcagtggcagcagcagaaggGTCAAGGTAAGAGGAGCCCTTCGACTAccaacagaacttttttttcacttggctGGAGTAGGGCTGGAAAAGGGTGGAGGGGCTGTGTGGGAAAGGTGGATTCAGATCCTTGATCCTCCTGCCAAGGAATTTTAACTCACATGGTCGGCCACAGAGAATCACCCAGAGGTTTGGAAGGTGGCAGGATTAGCGTTGTGCTTGAACAAGAGTAATGTGACCAGGCACGTGGACAGAGTGGAGTTCAGTGGAGAAGTCAGCTTAGCAGAGGGGAAAAGGCAGAAACATACATGTGATCATTTTCCCGCTGGCGAGATTCAGAGAAGTAGTGCCTTATGCATAATATTCATCAGCAAGAGACTTAGTTACAGGATCAATGTCAGGAAATGTCTGGGAAGCCAGAAATATGTCCACATATCCTGATGTCCTGAGTGCAAATGCATGTGTGGCTGGCCAGGACATTCCCCTAGCTGCTTCTGGGAAGAGTATTAAGTGCCAGAAGTGAAGCCACCACTCTTGTTttaggaagaagcagaaaaaagaaaaacagcttgtGCTTCCTCTGTGTATCACAGGCTTTCATGGGTTATTATTCAGCACTATAGTGTCAGATTTAGATTTTCCACCTCGAGGAATTTGGTTTAGCTTTAATTAGTTGCTGTGAATCTTTCTGAGCCAACTCTGGGAAGCATTTATCTAGAAAATAGTTTTCCCTGGAATATAAGCTAGATATAGGGTTTCATTTTTCTATCAGCCTCTGTATCTTGTTCACACAGTTATAAATTCTCTCCAGCCATCTGGATGATTTTAGCCACAGCCCACCATAGTTATATTGGTTAATTACTTATTACTCATAATTTAAGATACTATATGTTGAGACCATCTGTATGTATCGCCATCCAAAACTCTGTGAGATGCTGCAGGACTTTagagcatggatttttttttccggGAAAAGATGATGCTTGCAGGTTATTCTGCAAAGGGGCAACTGATGCATTTTTCATCCAGCAACTTTTCAGAAAAACAAGCTTAAAAATACCAGACAAATGAAAAACAGACTTCAGCAGTTACATGCAGCTTCCTGAGTAACTGAAGAATGTGCCTCTTGTGGTTAAAATGAGGGATCTGTTTAATATGGATGAAATACCAACACTCCAGGCATTTTCATTGACATTTCACTGTGACTTTTTGAACTTGAGAGTGCTGACAGGAAAACCTATTCTTGCTGCTCTGTGAAGCCTGCAGTCAGACtgcagagcagggccaggagagGTAAGAGGTTATGTGTGGCTCACGTTCCCTCTGGTTGTGTCTTTCTGTTGGGACTTCATTTTCACTCACATTGTTGCACTTTCCAGTTTCTGGATTCCTGCTCTGAAACCAGTTAGGAAACCAGGCAAGGGTTTGTTCTGCTCCCAAACCCCATTGCCTCTCCAGCGCCGGACTTGCTTACTGGACCAAAGCGAAAACGCTCTCGGTGGGCATTTgtaaaaacaccccccccaaaacaacacccccccccttttcctAAAGGGCAAGGAACACGTCTGTACCTTGGACCCAGAAGCTACCCAGGGTTTCCGGGCCGAGCACCGTGGCACCCGGAGCACGTCTGAGAACAGATTCAAAGGGTAAAGAGCCGAAGAGAGCCCCCTTTTCCGATCCATCCCAACGCCGGCCGGGCTCGGCTCTCCGGGGCAGCCCTGCCGTCTGGCAGCAGCCCGGGAGAGACATGCTGTTTTGTTTAAATCCTCCACATTCTTTGCCATTTCCCCATTGGCCGGATGGGGCTACCCTCCCCGCCGCGGCCGCTGCTGATGTCAGCCTCGCTCGCGCTCGCCCCTCCCGCACCCACCTCCCCGGCCGGAGGCACACTGCAGCTCGGCGGCGCCGACTCTCCGGCCCCGGCGAGGTGGCTGCAAACTCGCGGGCACGCAAAGCGCTCGGGGAGCCGAGGGACTCGGGGGAGGGGACGCGCGCGGAAGGCGCCAGCTTCCTCCCGCCCGCCCCTTGCAGCCGCGAGCTGAGGTCGGAGGAACCGgggccccagcccagcagagccgAGCGGCCGCGgcggcttcccttttctccaccagcGAGCCCTGGAGTGCCTCGGGgaccggccctaaaaagagcaggAAATCTTGTTTACCGCCCGGGGAGCAGAGCTGATCGAGCCTTTGTCTGGAAAGTCAGCATCTCTGACTGCAATGTGTTCCTGGTGACATTAGCCTTGGGCAGACCGGCCGGAGAAGGGGATCGCCAGGTTCAGATCTGGTTTCAGAGGCGGATCGAGCGGGTGACTTTTGTGCATTcgttttaatttttggaaatctctctttttttccctccctcgcCCGCCGCCGGGCATGCCCTGATCTGGCGCCCGCTCCTACCGACCCGGGCTACCGAATAGAGCGGTTTCCAGCcggtctccctccctccccgcctgaCTTTGCAACACCGCGTTCCAGGAGGATCGACCTCGGCAAGGAAGGAGACGGAGGAGCGGTGAACACCCGGACCCGAACCTTGACATGCTCTCGGGCGGTGAGGAGGAAGCCAGGATCTGAGCGCACCGCCGGGGCTGCCTCGCCCGCCGGCTCCGAGCGCGGGGCTCCAGGCGCCCTGCCCTGTGCCTGGGCGGCAGCGCTGTTAGTCTGGGGGCGCCCTCCGCTTCCTGCCTTAGGGGTCCGCGGCCGGCAGGATCATGCTGCTGAAGGAGTACAGGATCTGCATGCCGCTCACCGTGGACGAGGTAACCGCCGCGCCGGGCCCGGCCTCGCCTGCTCCCGGCCCCTCCCGCCCCGGGGTGCCGCGTACCCCCTCaccgcctccccgcccccaggtccACTGCGGGCGGCGGGGAAACCCTGGTGGAATATTACCTTCCAAAGCGGGAGGttggagggggaggaggatgaggagTTGCTGCTTCCACTTGTCACCCTGGCAAGGAGGGCGGCATTGGGTGGGGCGGCGGACTCCAGGTGGGCTTTTGGGGGGCACCTAGAACCCAGATTGCCGGGGATCAGAATGTGCTAAAGGGATTTGGTCACCCCCTCCCTCCAATTAAGAAGATGAATAAAGCAAAGCCAGAGCGCCAAGCGCGCTCTAGTagctggggatgggggggcaTCCCGTCCTGGCGTGGGGGCCCAGGCTCTGCTCCCGCCCTTCGCTGGAAGGTTGGGGTAAGGGAGAAGACCTTCACCCTTGGGTTCTGGAAGCCCCGGGGCCCGCTGGGGGGCACCTCGGAGCTCTTGGGGAGTCAGTTTGGGCCCGGACACCTTGTCATCGCCGCCACCCTGGGTGCCGCTCCCGCCACGCCCGCGTTTCGAGCTTCCAGACCTGGCATCGACCTTTCTCTAACCGCCTGGCTGGGAAACTTTGTGCGTGTCTTGTTTCTTTGGCCGCGGGGAGAGTGGTATGCGGGAGCCAGGAGCGGAGGGGGCTGCGGTGCGGCCACAGGGGGGCGCTCCAGCACGTGGGTGAGGGCCGGCCCTGGCTCGCGGGTCCAGCGCTGCAGGGCGAGGGGCGGGGGCTTGTCCCGGGCTCGTACTCCACCCGCCGCTCAGGTTCCTTTCTCCCAAGCAGCAAGTTCCATCATTCAGGAAATGATGACTCAGGATTGTTCAGGCCCTGGCTTCCCTTTATTCCCCCCCTCTGCATCCCTACCTTTTTGGTGATTTCACAATTGCTTAGCGTGTGTCCAGGGATAGCGAGGGAGCTGGAAGTCGGTCAAGGCAATTTGAAACTTCCCAATGTGGTTTGGTGTGGCAACACACATGGCACCAGAGACCCAAACCGTGTTTATATTTAAGTACAGTGCACTTAATTTGTAGATATGTTATTGAGCCACTACTTTTGGAAGGGGCAAGGTGCTTTGGGAGAGAAAAAGATAGTTAACTAGGAACATGGTTGTGCTCCCAGGGGGCTTGTCTTCTGGGACAAGTTTAAGGGCAAGACCCAAGTACAATACAAGGCAAGATCAAAGTAACTCCAAGTTCGAAAAACATATCCTAGGGGCAGACGCAGGCtgccaaagagaaaaatcagcccCTACTCCAGTGATCAACTGAGCCCCCAAGCCCCGGAGTTGCAATTCATTGACTTTGGAAGAGATCGCCTTTGTTCAAAGGTCTTGAAGGATGGATGCCATGTGGGGAGGCAGACCGTGTGAATCACGTGGAGAAAACAGCAAAAGTTATGTGGAGAATGGGAGAGGCAAATGAATGAAACTGGTTAACCAGAGTATTTTCTAGAAAAAGGTTGAGATCTTCCTACCCCTGGGCAGCTGATCTGGAGTAGTTTAGCTAGGAGGTGTATATGCTTCCAGTCTGTCTCCTCCTAGTGACTTTATTGAGAGGAGTTTGAGATCTAGAGGCAATACTGGTACTGCATGAAATGCCCCCAATGCAGGTGATACTCAAGAAAATAACCAGCTCTAGAATCTTCTGTATTACCCACCGAATCTCCTTATCTGGTTGATTTCCTTTGaaggctttccttctttcttttcttttctttttagggccgcatctgtgacatatggaggttcccaggctaggggttaaatcggagctgtagctgctggtctacaccacagccacaacaatgccagacttgagctgctcctgtgacctacaccacagcccacggatcctgggctggatccttaacccgctgagtgaggccagggatcaaacccgaaatttcctagttcttagttggattcatttccactgaactaccatgggaactccctcgaagGCTTTCTTAAACCCTCAGGCACTGCTCTttctccaatcttttttttttttttttttttgtactgaaaTAACCACAACTTTGGGATGAAGTAATCGAATTTGAGTGATACAGGTGGAggcccttcctctctttttctttttttcttttttctttttttgaggccCTTCCTTTCTTAATtggcaaatgaaatgaaatgagactTGGCCTGTAACATAATGTATAATTATAACTTAATTAATGTATAATTCATTTGGACCAAAGCATGATTCATTGTCTGTAAGGTCATATTCCAAAGTAGTTTTCGTCTTTGTTACAGAAGCAATTTAGATTGAGGGAGGTTTCAAAGTGGAAGGACTGAGATTAACCAAATCAGATGATTAATGAGGAACCTAGGCCCGGCTAGGATCTGACCTGTAGTAAACCCCACAATTTCCACCATCCGCCTTTGCACTATGTCCTCCTGACCTTAATGTGGAAAACTGGGAAGCAATTTAAGTGTCTTCAAAAGAGAGAATCaactattgtcttttttttttttctatttcttgggcccctcccacagcatatgaaggttcccaggctaggggtcgaatcggagctgtagccaccggcctacgccagagccatagcaacgctggatccgagccgtgtctgcagcctacaccacagctcacagcaatgccggatcctttaacccactgagcaaggccagtgatctaacccgcaacctcatggttcctagtcggatttgttaaccactgagccacgacaagaactccaagagAATCAGCTATTCTGTAGATTTTTGGAAGCC includes these proteins:
- the LOC110256161 gene encoding uncharacterized protein LOC110256161, with amino-acid sequence MPGLEARNAGVAGAAPRVAAMTRCPPKAHLESAAPPNAALLARVTSGSSNSSSSSPSNLPLWKQHDPAGRGPLRQEAEGAPRLTALPPRHRAGRLEPRARSRRARQPRRCAQILASSSPPESMSRFGSGCSPLLRLLPCRGRSSWNAVLQSQAGREGDRLETALFGSPGR